A window of the Eulemur rufifrons isolate Redbay chromosome 6, OSU_ERuf_1, whole genome shotgun sequence genome harbors these coding sequences:
- the LOC138384123 gene encoding olfactory receptor 51I2-like, whose translation MLNSSQFTPKYFLLTGLPGLEALYPWFIFPFCSIYLVALVGNSLILAVIKKTISLHQPMYLFLAMLAFAELGVSVSTLPTVLGIFLFGAKEICFEACLLQMFSIHSFSIMESGVLLAMSVDRFVAIYNPLQYTAILTLPRIGGTGAALGLKSVMLMFPLPFLLPFCGHNTLSHSYCLHSDLIQLPCGDTRPNSILGLCIVTSTFGLDSLLIVVSYVLILYTVLGITSGEGRRKALNTCMSHICAVLVYYVPMISVALAHPFMKHVAPAVCLLLANVYLLVPPVLNPIIYSVKTKQIRQALIQLFLKRKY comes from the coding sequence atgctcaacagcagTCAATTCACCCCAAAGTATTTTCTGCTGACTGGTCTCCCTGGTCTGGAGGCACTGTACCCCTGGTTCATCTTTCCATTCTGCTCCATATATCTTGTGGCCCTTGTGGGCAATAGCCTCATCCTGGCTGTGATCAAGAAAACCATCTCTCTGCACCAGCCGATGTACCTGTTCCTTGCTATGCTGGCCTTTGCGGAGCTTGGTGTCTCTGTGTCCACACTGCCCACAGTGCTGGGCATCTTCCTTTTTGGTGCCAAGGAGATCTGTTTTGAAGCCTGCCTTTTGCAGATGTTCTCCATACATTCATTTTCCATCATGGAGTCAGGGGTTCTGCTGGCCATGTCTGTGGACCGCTTTGTGGCCATCTACAATCCACTGCAGTACACTGCCATCCTGACCCTGCCCCGCATTGGTGGTACAGGTGCTGCTCTTGGACTGAAGAGTGTGATGCTCATGTTCCCGCTGCCCTTTCTCCTGCCCTTCTGTGGCCACAACACCCTCTCTCACTCCTATTGTCTGCACTCAGATCTGATCCAGCTGCCCTGTGGGGACACTCGTCCCAATAGCATTCTGGGGCTCTGCATCGTCACTTCCACTTTTGGGCTGGACTCACTGCTCATCGTTGTCTCTTATGTGCTGATCCTCTACACAGTGCTGGGCATTACCTCTGGTGAGGGGCGGCGGAAGGCCCTCAACACATGTATGTCACACATCTGTGCAGTCCTCGTGTACTACGTGCCCATGATCAGCGTAGCACTGGCGCATCCCTTCATGAAGCACGTTGCACCTGCTGTCTGCCTCCTCCTGGCCAATGTCTATCTTCTGGTGCCACCTGTGCTCAATCCCATCATCTACAGTGTGAAGACCAAGCAGATTCGCCAGGCGTTGATCCAActctttcttaaaagaaaatattaa
- the LOC138384124 gene encoding olfactory receptor 51J1-like, whose protein sequence is MKNSNSSLGFLPTTFILVGIPGLEAEHLWLSVPFCLMYIIIFLGNGTILHVIRTEAALHQPMYLFLAMLALAEVGVSASTLPTVLGIFLFDTTEISFGACLLQMFSIHSFSIMESAVLLAMSVDRFVAIYSPLRYTAILTLPRIFSAGAIIGLKSIILMVPLPILLWRLPFCGHNALSHSYCLHPNLIHLPCGDISINNIYGFFIVISTFGLDSLLIVVSYGLILHTVLGIATGEGRKKALNTCGSHVCAVLAYYVPMIGLSMIHRFRHHMSPLLQVMMANAYLFLPPVVNPIVYSIKTKEIHRGIVRILSEKRPRV, encoded by the coding sequence ATGAAGAATTCCAATAGCTCTTTGGGGTTTCTACCTACGAcattcattttggttggtatcccaGGCCTGGAAGCAGAGCACCTCTGGCTATCGGTCCCCTTTTGCCTGATGTACATTATCATCTTCCTTGGAAATGGCACCATTCTCCATGTCATCAGAACAGAGGCTGCCCTACATCAGCCCATGTATCTCTTCCTTGCCATGTTGGCACTGGCTGAGGTCGGTGTCTCTGCATCCACCCTGCCTACAGTGTTAGGCATATTCCTTTTTGACACCACTGAGATTAGTTTTGGAGCATGTCTTCTCCAAATGTTTTCTATCCATTCTTTTTCCATTATGGAGTCAGCTGTGCTGCTGGCCATGTCTGTGGACCGCTTTGTGGCCATCTACAGTCCACTGCGCTATACAGCCATCCTGACACTGCCCCGCATCTTCAGCGCAGGAGCTATCATTGGGCTGAAGAGCATTATACTCATGGTCCCATTGCCCATTCTCTTATGGCGCCTGCCCTTCTGTGGCCATAATGCCCTCTCCCATTCCTATTGTCTCCACCCCAACCTTATCCATCTACCCTGTGGGGATATTTCTATTAACAATATCTATGGGTTTTTCATTGTTATCTCCACTTTTGGGCTGGACTCGTTGCTGATTGTGGTCTCCTATGGGCTCATACTCCACACTGTACTGGGTATCGCCACTGGAGAAGGGCGGAAGAAGGCACTCAACACGTGTGGCTCACATGTCTGTGCTGTGCTCGCTTATTATGTACCTATGATTGGCTTGTCTATGATACACCGCTTCAGACACCACATGTCCCCTCTGCTGCAAGTCATGATGGCCAATGCTTACCTCTTCCTCCCACCTGTTGTCAACCCTATTGTCTATAGCATTAAGACCAAGGAGATCCATCGTGGCATTGTCCGAATACTTTCAGAGAAAAGACCCAGAGTTTAG